One window from the genome of Comamonas antarctica encodes:
- a CDS encoding four-helix bundle copper-binding protein, translating into MELNETPNQTCIQACIACATACNQCFAACLREVDVKMMARCIALDVDCAAMCSLAVNAMARNSEHAQAICALCAKICRACGDECAKHDAQHCKACAEACYQCADECAAMTSAH; encoded by the coding sequence ATGGAGCTTAACGAAACACCTAACCAAACCTGTATTCAAGCCTGCATTGCTTGCGCCACGGCCTGCAATCAATGCTTTGCCGCATGTCTCCGGGAAGTTGACGTCAAGATGATGGCGCGTTGCATCGCACTTGATGTGGATTGCGCGGCTATGTGTAGCCTGGCCGTCAACGCGATGGCCCGCAACAGCGAACACGCGCAGGCCATCTGCGCCCTGTGCGCCAAGATCTGCAGGGCGTGCGGCGATGAATGCGCCAAGCATGACGCGCAGCATTGCAAGGCCTGCGCCGAAGCTTGCTACCAATGCGCCGATGAGTGCGCCGCCATGACATCGGCCCATTGA
- the copM gene encoding CopM family metallochaperone produces the protein MKKNALDELDGTALRPRQMLLRFAVLGCAGVASTAHAHVKWFAPYIVGAPPQPLSATLTNQWFWIGIALVLMFFLATRAVEKMSVGQSILAGMDKVMNPLWMRLDDFVRVVIAAFFVAIFAVGGVYLTPDLKTPNEWVSWMQLLIAACVFSRRTMPLAAAGIIVLWVLALTEYDLFHLLDYLALGVSVAGYLVLESSKKPQWRKYRFEVLRWGVAIALMWSSLEKFAYPDWFYPLVEEKPFLTFGMPRDMFIPMAGVAEFTMGFGLLWTALVRRLSAITLFVIFNAAVYPFGRIDMVGHALIMAIIVAIAADPTPQVRFAIRRSVWTIPAMLSAALLVFASGYWGLHLALYGPSGEANAPTAEMATHTYSAEHPHGPQVIGQATAPPAPSGAHGLGHTAPPASASGGSAREAYEASMARMHRPMQVGIRHPDPDVAFVLGMIPHHQGAIDMAQIQLQYGQDPVNRKLAQEIIAAQRHEIQEMKAWLAARGIPQPN, from the coding sequence ATGAAAAAGAACGCTCTCGATGAGCTTGACGGCACAGCACTCCGACCGCGTCAGATGCTGCTGCGCTTCGCGGTCTTGGGCTGCGCCGGCGTGGCTTCGACCGCCCACGCGCATGTGAAATGGTTTGCGCCCTACATCGTGGGCGCGCCACCGCAGCCGTTGAGCGCAACGCTCACCAATCAGTGGTTCTGGATCGGCATCGCACTGGTGCTGATGTTCTTCCTGGCCACCCGGGCCGTCGAGAAGATGTCCGTCGGACAAAGCATCCTCGCCGGCATGGACAAGGTGATGAATCCGCTGTGGATGCGCCTGGACGATTTCGTGCGGGTGGTCATCGCGGCCTTCTTCGTCGCGATCTTCGCGGTCGGCGGGGTCTATCTGACGCCAGATCTGAAGACACCAAACGAGTGGGTGTCGTGGATGCAATTGCTGATTGCCGCCTGCGTCTTCTCGCGCCGGACGATGCCGCTGGCGGCTGCCGGCATCATCGTGCTGTGGGTGCTGGCGTTGACCGAGTACGACCTGTTCCACCTGCTGGACTATCTGGCACTCGGTGTCTCGGTCGCGGGCTACCTGGTGCTTGAATCGTCGAAAAAACCGCAGTGGCGCAAGTACCGCTTTGAAGTGCTGCGCTGGGGCGTGGCCATCGCCCTGATGTGGTCGAGCCTGGAGAAGTTCGCGTATCCGGACTGGTTTTACCCGCTGGTCGAAGAAAAGCCGTTTCTCACCTTTGGCATGCCGCGCGACATGTTCATCCCGATGGCCGGAGTCGCAGAGTTCACGATGGGCTTCGGCCTGCTCTGGACAGCGCTGGTCCGGCGCCTGTCGGCGATCACGCTGTTCGTGATCTTCAATGCAGCGGTCTATCCGTTCGGGCGCATCGACATGGTGGGCCATGCCCTGATCATGGCCATCATCGTGGCCATTGCCGCAGACCCGACGCCTCAGGTGCGCTTCGCCATTCGGCGTTCGGTCTGGACGATTCCGGCTATGCTCAGTGCGGCGTTGCTTGTCTTTGCAAGCGGCTACTGGGGCCTGCATCTGGCGTTGTACGGCCCGAGCGGTGAAGCAAACGCGCCCACCGCAGAGATGGCGACCCACACGTACAGTGCCGAACATCCGCATGGGCCGCAGGTCATCGGCCAAGCAACCGCGCCTCCCGCCCCTTCTGGTGCTCACGGGCTTGGGCATACAGCGCCGCCTGCAAGCGCATCGGGTGGCTCGGCGCGCGAGGCCTACGAAGCCAGCATGGCCAGAATGCACCGCCCGATGCAGGTGGGGATCCGGCACCCCGATCCCGACGTGGCGTTCGTGCTCGGCATGATCCCGCATCACCAGGGTGCAATCGACATGGCGCAGATCCAGTTGCAGTACGGACAGGACCCCGTAAACCGCAAGCTGGCGCAGGAGATCATCGCCGCGCAGCGGCATGAGATCCAGGAGATGAAGGCTTGGCTGGCAGCAAGGGGCATCCCGCAACCGAACTGA
- a CDS encoding cupin domain-containing protein yields MALKHSHPLEVIDLHAMDHSQGTAVSSSLLKTPHLQLMRVVLAAGQSLPEHHVPGEITVQCLSGEADVATPSRTCRLVPGCLVMLPAAEPHCVQAHRDTVLLVTMLHH; encoded by the coding sequence ATGGCCCTCAAACATTCCCATCCCCTAGAAGTCATCGATCTGCACGCCATGGACCATTCGCAGGGCACGGCGGTCAGCAGCAGCCTGCTCAAGACGCCGCATCTCCAGTTGATGCGGGTAGTGCTGGCAGCAGGACAGTCGCTGCCAGAGCACCACGTGCCCGGCGAGATCACGGTCCAATGTCTGTCGGGCGAGGCGGATGTCGCGACACCATCGCGGACGTGCAGACTTGTGCCAGGCTGCTTGGTGATGCTGCCCGCCGCAGAACCCCACTGCGTGCAGGCCCATAGGGACACGGTGCTGCTAGTGACGATGCTGCATCACTGA
- the tnpB gene encoding IS66 family insertion sequence element accessory protein TnpB (TnpB, as the term is used for proteins encoded by IS66 family insertion elements, is considered an accessory protein, since TnpC, encoded by a neighboring gene, is a DDE family transposase.) → MIRIDVAWRATAPPDMPTGIDTALGRVLTMFGSAHPHPAYLFVNKRANQIQVLMHDGIGMWLAARRLHQGKFVWPTPGNEQRPLESAQLDPLRCWTVSTR, encoded by the coding sequence ATGATCCGCATCGACGTCGCCTGGCGGGCCACAGCCCCGCCGGACATGCCTACCGGCATCGACACAGCCCTGGGCCGGGTGCTCACCATGTTCGGTTCCGCCCATCCTCACCCTGCCTATCTGTTCGTGAACAAGCGCGCCAACCAGATCCAGGTGCTGATGCACGACGGCATAGGCATGTGGTTGGCCGCTCGGCGTCTGCATCAAGGCAAGTTCGTTTGGCCGACACCTGGCAATGAACAAAGGCCGCTGGAGTCTGCTCAGCTTGATCCCCTCAGGTGTTGGACCGTAAGCACGCGGTGA
- the tnpA gene encoding IS66-like element accessory protein TnpA — MENSLNQDRPRRREYSKQFKAEVLDRCAQPGASVGGVALAHGLHSNMVHRWVREQRERQVATAPTFVSLPIATAPCSPALNALPAQLPAPAEEAPLREVHLQIQRGELLVRLQCPLSQCGAFLRELLR; from the coding sequence ATGGAAAATTCTTTGAATCAAGACCGCCCACGGCGGCGTGAGTACAGCAAGCAATTCAAGGCAGAGGTGCTGGACCGCTGCGCCCAGCCTGGCGCCAGCGTAGGCGGCGTGGCCCTGGCGCACGGCCTGCACTCGAACATGGTGCACCGCTGGGTCCGTGAACAGCGAGAGCGGCAAGTAGCGACTGCGCCCACGTTCGTGTCGTTGCCGATAGCCACTGCCCCATGCAGTCCAGCGCTCAACGCGTTGCCTGCCCAGTTGCCTGCGCCTGCTGAGGAGGCACCTCTACGGGAGGTTCATCTGCAGATCCAGCGCGGCGAATTGCTGGTGCGCTTGCAATGCCCGCTGTCGCAATGCGGGGCATTCCTTCGCGAGCTCTTGCGATGA
- the tnpB gene encoding IS66 family insertion sequence element accessory protein TnpB (TnpB, as the term is used for proteins encoded by IS66 family insertion elements, is considered an accessory protein, since TnpC, encoded by a neighboring gene, is a DDE family transposase.), translated as MIRIDAAWLATAPLDMRAGTDTALARVVAVFGAAHPHHAYLFANKRANRMKVLVHDGIGIWLAARRLHQGKFVWPAPVDGHWQLERTQLDALVLGLPWQRMGDAGIITVV; from the coding sequence ATGATCCGCATCGATGCCGCCTGGCTGGCCACGGCCCCGCTGGACATGCGCGCTGGCACCGATACTGCGCTGGCCCGCGTGGTCGCCGTGTTCGGTGCTGCTCACCCCCACCATGCCTATCTGTTCGCCAACAAGCGCGCCAACCGCATGAAAGTGCTGGTGCACGACGGTATTGGCATCTGGCTGGCGGCCCGGCGCCTGCACCAGGGTAAGTTCGTCTGGCCTGCGCCCGTCGATGGCCATTGGCAGCTGGAGCGCACCCAGCTCGATGCCCTGGTACTGGGCCTGCCGTGGCAACGTATGGGAGACGCTGGCATCATCACCGTGGTCTGA
- a CDS encoding DUF305 domain-containing protein — protein MKKPFLIQKHSVAAALLVAAVAAPFALHAQSGPSSGSKTAGMDHSASDAKMNMQSMMKENNEKMAAVPMTGNADVDFAQMMRIHHQGAIDMAKSLLRDGKDPQMLKMAKDIISAQKKEIAVLDAFLARNSKAASGSAKTR, from the coding sequence ATGAAAAAACCATTCCTGATCCAGAAGCACTCGGTCGCTGCAGCACTTCTTGTGGCCGCGGTTGCTGCACCTTTTGCGCTCCATGCCCAGTCAGGGCCATCCTCAGGTTCCAAGACAGCCGGGATGGATCACTCAGCATCAGATGCAAAGATGAACATGCAGTCCATGATGAAGGAGAACAACGAGAAAATGGCCGCTGTGCCGATGACGGGCAATGCCGATGTGGATTTCGCGCAGATGATGCGCATTCACCACCAAGGCGCAATCGACATGGCCAAGAGCCTATTGCGCGATGGCAAAGATCCGCAAATGCTGAAGATGGCAAAGGACATCATTTCGGCGCAGAAAAAGGAAATCGCTGTGCTAGATGCGTTCCTAGCTCGCAACAGCAAGGCGGCTTCAGGTTCTGCTAAGACCCGTTGA
- a CDS encoding IS110 family transposase yields the protein MKIIGLDIHRTFAQVAILEDGVVKDHGRFLMDRDAVLAFAQKALNKDDDVVLEATGNTATVVRLLQPFVHRVVIANPLQVRAIAWAKVKTDKIDAATLARLHAARFLPEVWMPTEEVELQRRLVAERTQLVSQMTRLKNRIQSILHANLLPRETGRVYGAKGRDRLMSLPIPPDQMRTALRHHDELQRLGGELALADRALAKKALDDPNVRRLMTINGVNAVVATSVLAAVGDITRFSSPQKLVSYLGLNPSVHQSGDHPAFHGHITHQGRGHARGMLVEAAWTLAASPGPLSAFFHRIGAKRGRQVAAVATARKLAVLIWHMLSKGQDYEWARPALLQFKIRALELTAGHESRRGGKKPGPARDYSLKAVRDQERAWILGVEQEYKYFVAHWKEKPPKSTPQRGHH from the coding sequence ATGAAGATAATCGGACTCGATATTCATCGCACTTTTGCCCAGGTTGCAATCCTCGAGGACGGCGTGGTCAAGGACCATGGTCGATTTCTCATGGATCGCGATGCCGTACTCGCATTCGCCCAAAAGGCGCTCAACAAGGATGATGACGTCGTCCTGGAAGCAACTGGAAATACTGCAACCGTCGTTCGTTTGCTGCAGCCCTTCGTGCATCGGGTCGTGATCGCAAACCCGCTGCAAGTTCGTGCAATCGCCTGGGCCAAGGTCAAGACAGACAAAATCGATGCAGCCACTCTCGCTCGCCTGCATGCTGCTCGCTTCCTGCCCGAGGTTTGGATGCCGACCGAGGAGGTCGAGCTACAGCGCAGATTGGTTGCAGAACGAACGCAATTGGTTTCCCAGATGACACGGCTGAAGAACCGCATCCAGTCGATTCTTCACGCAAATCTGCTCCCTCGAGAGACCGGACGGGTATACGGGGCCAAGGGCCGAGATCGATTGATGTCGCTACCGATCCCTCCCGATCAAATGCGGACGGCCTTGCGGCATCATGACGAACTGCAACGGCTCGGTGGCGAGTTGGCCTTGGCAGATCGAGCACTTGCGAAGAAAGCACTGGATGACCCCAACGTCCGGCGCCTTATGACCATCAATGGTGTGAACGCGGTGGTGGCGACAAGTGTCTTGGCTGCAGTCGGTGATATCACACGATTTTCCAGTCCCCAAAAGCTGGTGAGCTACCTGGGACTCAATCCTTCAGTTCATCAATCGGGAGACCATCCGGCATTCCATGGACACATCACCCATCAAGGACGTGGCCATGCCCGGGGGATGCTTGTTGAAGCAGCGTGGACTCTGGCAGCAAGTCCAGGACCACTCAGCGCGTTCTTTCACCGCATCGGCGCCAAACGTGGACGGCAGGTGGCGGCTGTTGCGACCGCCCGAAAATTGGCGGTGCTTATCTGGCACATGCTCTCCAAAGGGCAGGACTATGAATGGGCGAGACCTGCATTGCTGCAATTCAAGATCCGAGCGCTTGAGCTGACAGCAGGGCACGAGTCCCGCCGCGGCGGCAAGAAACCCGGTCCAGCACGCGACTACAGTCTAAAGGCCGTGCGCGACCAAGAACGAGCCTGGATTCTTGGTGTCGAGCAAGAGTACAAATACTTCGTCGCACATTGGAAAGAGAAACCACCAAAGTCGACTCCTCAGCGAGGACATCATTGA